TGCTTTCCGCGAGACAATTCAGTATCTCGATATTGAGCGGAAAAGGGTATCTCCATCGATAATCAAAGAATAAGGCGGTATTCTGGCGGTCAATGATATATCGATAATGCCGCCAGACCGCCGATTTGCGGGCACGGAACCCTTCCGCTATGGCCACGGATTTGGTAATGCGAATCGTTCGGGGGAGATAGAAATTCAGCGCCTCGCGATATTTTTCCGCAGGCAGATAATGATCAATATGAAAATTCGCCACTTGACCGAGGGCGTGAACGCCCGCATCGGTGCGACCGGCGCCGTGAAGAGCCACTTTCTGAGCGGTGATTATTTCCAGGGCTTTTTCTATTTCTCCCTGGATGGTTATCTCATTCGGCTGATATTGCCAGCCGGCGAAATCTGTTC
This window of the Candidatus Zixiibacteriota bacterium genome carries:
- the truA gene encoding tRNA pseudouridine(38-40) synthase TruA, with product MPKANIRLDIQYKGTDFAGWQYQPNEITIQGEIEKALEIITAQKVALHGAGRTDAGVHALGQVANFHIDHYLPAEKYREALNFYLPRTIRITKSVAIAEGFRARKSAVWRHYRYIIDRQNTALFFDYRWRYPFPLNIEILNCLAESILGRHDFSAFCTIASQKEDNSCEVYESSWHEEVSLLIYDIRANRFLHSMVRSLVGMMTEAGRGEAVSAPAEFSEIMASKDHTRIGNVAPARGLYLVEVGY